A window from Pseudomonas moraviensis encodes these proteins:
- a CDS encoding pilus assembly protein PilP has protein sequence MTPIRYLVLLMALALGGCGGGDDFSDLDAYLNEVRLRPAGKIEPTPTFRSYPTFTYSAANLRSPFSRQARVDLAGQKHGSRNVKPDPNRVKQYLEGFNIEQFEMVGTIANASGSFALLRGAGGVHRLKVGDYLGRNDGRIVAISATQVDVVEIVPDGAGAWLERPRTIPLKEHS, from the coding sequence ATGACCCCGATTCGTTATCTCGTTCTGCTCATGGCGCTGGCGTTGGGCGGCTGCGGTGGCGGCGATGACTTCAGCGACCTCGACGCTTACCTCAACGAAGTCCGCCTGCGCCCGGCGGGCAAGATTGAACCAACGCCGACATTCCGGTCTTACCCCACATTCACTTACAGCGCCGCCAATCTGCGCAGCCCGTTTTCGCGGCAGGCACGGGTTGATCTGGCGGGGCAGAAGCACGGCTCGCGCAACGTCAAACCCGACCCCAACCGGGTCAAGCAATACCTTGAAGGGTTCAATATCGAGCAGTTCGAAATGGTCGGCACGATCGCCAACGCCTCCGGATCGTTTGCGCTGCTGCGCGGCGCGGGCGGGGTGCATCGCCTGAAGGTCGGCGACTATCTGGGCCGCAACGATGGCCGCATCGTCGCCATCAGCGCCACTCAGGTCGATGTCGTCGAGATCGTGCCCGACGGCGCCGGCGCCTGGCTGGAGCGGCCGCGCACCATTCCTTTGAAAGAGCACTCATAG
- the aroK gene encoding shikimate kinase AroK: protein MRNLILVGPMGAGKSTIGRLLAKELRLPFKDSDKEIELRTGANIPWIFDKEGEPGFRDREQAMIAELCAFDGVVLATGGGAVMRDANRKALHEGGRVVYLHASVEQQVGRTSRDRNRPLLRTADPAKTLRDLLEIRDPLYREIADLVVETDERPPRMVVLDILDRLAQLPPR from the coding sequence GTGCGAAATTTGATACTTGTAGGACCGATGGGTGCTGGCAAAAGCACCATCGGCCGATTACTGGCCAAAGAGCTGCGCCTGCCGTTCAAGGATTCCGACAAGGAAATTGAGCTGCGCACGGGTGCCAATATCCCATGGATCTTCGACAAGGAAGGCGAGCCTGGCTTTCGTGACCGCGAGCAGGCGATGATCGCCGAGCTCTGCGCGTTCGATGGCGTGGTGCTGGCGACCGGCGGCGGCGCGGTGATGCGTGATGCCAATCGCAAGGCCCTGCATGAAGGCGGGCGCGTGGTGTATCTGCACGCCTCCGTCGAGCAGCAGGTCGGCCGCACCTCCCGCGATCGCAATCGGCCGCTGCTGCGCACCGCTGATCCGGCGAAAACCCTGCGTGACCTGCTCGAGATCCGTGACCCGCTTTATCGGGAAATCGCCGATCTGGTGGTGGAAACCGACGAGCGGCCACCGCGCATGGTGGTGCTCGACATTCTTGACCGCCTCGCGCAGCTGCCACCCCGTTAA
- a CDS encoding PilN domain-containing protein: MARINLLPWREERREERRKRFLLVLIGVLAGSIGAVLIADQIISAAIERQMARNDYIGKQIAVVDERIKQISELKARRQQLVERMRIIQDLQGNRQISGRVFDQLARTLPDGVYFTDVKMAGKTLSISGAAESNNRVSELMRNLDASDWFDAPSLNEVKATSADQVEQANVFQLTVRQTQPKVLEDEQ, from the coding sequence ATGGCGCGGATCAATCTTCTCCCCTGGCGCGAGGAGCGTCGCGAAGAACGGCGCAAACGCTTCCTGCTGGTGTTGATCGGCGTGCTGGCCGGCTCGATCGGTGCGGTGCTGATTGCCGATCAGATCATCAGCGCGGCCATCGAGCGGCAGATGGCGCGCAACGATTACATCGGCAAACAGATTGCCGTGGTCGACGAACGCATCAAGCAGATCAGCGAACTCAAGGCGCGCCGCCAGCAACTGGTCGAGCGCATGCGCATCATCCAGGACCTGCAGGGCAACCGGCAGATCAGTGGGCGGGTATTCGATCAACTGGCGCGTACGTTGCCGGACGGTGTGTATTTCACCGATGTGAAAATGGCCGGCAAGACCCTGTCCATCAGTGGCGCGGCGGAGTCGAACAACCGGGTTTCCGAGCTCATGCGCAATCTCGACGCGTCCGACTGGTTCGACGCGCCGAGCCTGAATGAGGTCAAGGCGACCAGTGCCGATCAGGTCGAGCAGGCCAACGTCTTCCAGCTGACCGTTCGACAGACCCAGCCCAAGGTTCTGGAGGACGAGCAATGA
- a CDS encoding thermonuclease family protein, which produces MKKASLAGAFFVSAIWLSAAQAFCPTPAGLTSVSVHWVVDGDTLRLSDGRSVRMIGLNTPELGKQGRSDEPFAVAARKRLQALVDDSGGRVGLRPGKQAKDHYGRTLAHVYSVSGANLEAQMLADGLGFQVAVAPNVDLLACQQAAERSARQAGLGVWRQSPVLKAPQIQRSGFAIVSGRVSKVQRNRGGIWIELQDALVLRVAPNLVGHLDSARLQALKGKQIEARGWVIDRSRRGGSQKGQPRWLLPLTDPSMLHVPR; this is translated from the coding sequence ATGAAAAAGGCGTCCCTTGCGGGCGCCTTTTTTGTGTCTGCGATTTGGCTGTCCGCCGCCCAGGCCTTTTGTCCGACCCCCGCGGGGCTGACCAGCGTCAGCGTGCATTGGGTGGTCGATGGCGACACCCTGCGCCTGAGCGACGGCCGCAGCGTGCGCATGATCGGCCTCAATACGCCGGAACTGGGCAAGCAGGGCCGCAGCGACGAACCCTTCGCCGTGGCGGCGCGCAAACGCCTGCAAGCGCTGGTCGATGACAGCGGCGGCCGTGTGGGTCTGCGGCCCGGCAAGCAGGCCAAAGACCATTACGGGCGTACGCTTGCGCATGTCTACAGCGTCAGCGGTGCCAATCTCGAAGCGCAAATGCTTGCCGATGGCTTGGGCTTTCAGGTTGCCGTGGCGCCCAACGTCGATCTGCTCGCCTGCCAGCAGGCCGCCGAACGCAGCGCACGACAAGCCGGACTTGGCGTCTGGCGGCAATCGCCGGTGCTCAAAGCGCCACAGATTCAGCGATCCGGTTTCGCCATAGTCAGCGGTCGGGTGAGCAAGGTGCAGCGCAATCGCGGCGGAATCTGGATCGAGTTGCAGGACGCGCTTGTATTGCGGGTTGCACCCAATCTGGTGGGCCACTTAGACAGTGCCCGCTTGCAGGCGCTGAAGGGTAAGCAAATCGAGGCGCGCGGGTGGGTGATAGACCGATCCCGGCGCGGTGGATCGCAAAAAGGTCAGCCACGCTGGTTGTTGCCACTGACCGATCCTTCGATGCTGCACGTGCCGCGCTGA
- the pilO gene encoding type 4a pilus biogenesis protein PilO produces MKASEWLESLRNIDFNDLDTSNMGSWPPAVKTLCGALVMALILALGYYFFISDMENQLDLKREEEVTLKEQFASKARLSANLELYTQQMKEMENTFGVLLRQLPSDTEVPGLLEDITRTGLSSGLEFEEIKLLPEVTQPFYIELPIQITVTGAYHDLATFVSGVAGLPRIVTLHDFELAPANPEGGPKLRMSILAKTYRYNDKGLEK; encoded by the coding sequence ATGAAAGCCTCCGAATGGCTGGAAAGCCTGCGCAACATCGATTTCAACGACCTCGACACCAGCAACATGGGTTCCTGGCCGCCGGCGGTGAAAACCTTGTGCGGTGCGTTGGTGATGGCGTTGATCCTCGCGCTCGGCTATTACTTTTTCATCAGCGATATGGAAAATCAGCTCGACCTCAAGCGCGAGGAGGAAGTCACGCTCAAGGAGCAATTCGCCAGCAAGGCGCGGCTATCGGCAAATCTTGAGCTGTACACCCAGCAGATGAAGGAAATGGAAAACACCTTCGGCGTGCTGCTGCGGCAACTGCCCAGCGACACCGAAGTGCCGGGCTTGCTTGAAGACATCACTCGCACCGGTCTGAGCAGCGGTCTGGAATTCGAAGAGATCAAACTGCTGCCGGAAGTGACCCAGCCGTTCTATATCGAGCTGCCGATCCAGATCACCGTGACCGGCGCCTATCACGACCTGGCAACGTTCGTCAGCGGCGTCGCCGGACTGCCACGCATCGTTACCCTGCACGATTTTGAACTGGCGCCGGCCAACCCCGAAGGCGGGCCGAAGCTGCGCATGAGCATCCTCGCCAAGACGTATCGCTACAACGACAAGGGGCTGGAAAAATGA
- a CDS encoding malic enzyme-like NAD(P)-binding protein gives MSDLKTAALEYHAHPRPGKLSVELTKATATARDLSLAYSPGVAEPVREIARDPELAYKYTGKGNLVAVISDGTAILGLGNLGPLASKPVMEGKGVLFKRFAGIDVFDIEVDSESPQAFIDTVKRISITFGGINLEDIKAPECFEIERALIEQCDIPVFHDDQHGTAIVTAAGMINALEIAGKTLQDAKIVCLGAGAAAISCMKLLVSMGARIENIFMVDRTGVIHSGRDDLNQYKAVFAHATEKRTLADALAGADVFVGLSGPNLLSAEGLLSMAANPIVFACSNPDPEISPELAHATRSDVIMATGRSDYPNQVNNVLGFPFIFRGALDVRAKRINEEMKVAAANALRELAKLPVPQEVCDAYGGIKLEFGREYIIPKPMDKRLITLISDAVAKAAIETGVATLPYPKNYPLKSVDDVFNG, from the coding sequence ATGTCTGATCTGAAAACTGCCGCTCTCGAATATCACGCCCATCCTCGTCCGGGGAAGCTGAGTGTCGAGCTCACCAAGGCCACTGCTACCGCCCGCGACCTGTCGCTGGCCTACAGCCCCGGCGTAGCCGAACCAGTGCGCGAGATCGCTCGCGATCCTGAACTGGCCTACAAATACACCGGCAAGGGCAACCTGGTGGCAGTCATTTCCGATGGCACCGCGATTCTCGGCCTGGGCAACCTCGGCCCATTGGCTTCCAAGCCTGTAATGGAAGGTAAAGGCGTGCTGTTCAAGCGCTTCGCCGGCATCGACGTGTTCGACATCGAAGTCGACTCGGAAAGCCCGCAAGCCTTCATCGACACCGTCAAGCGTATCTCGATTACCTTCGGTGGCATCAACCTGGAAGACATCAAGGCGCCTGAGTGCTTTGAGATCGAACGTGCTCTGATCGAGCAGTGCGATATTCCGGTGTTCCACGATGACCAGCACGGCACCGCGATCGTGACCGCTGCCGGCATGATCAACGCCCTGGAAATCGCTGGCAAAACCCTGCAGGACGCGAAGATCGTCTGCCTCGGCGCCGGCGCTGCCGCCATCTCCTGCATGAAACTGCTGGTGAGCATGGGCGCTCGCATCGAAAACATCTTCATGGTTGACCGTACCGGCGTGATCCACTCCGGCCGTGATGACCTGAACCAGTACAAAGCCGTGTTCGCCCACGCCACCGAGAAACGCACCCTGGCTGACGCACTGGCAGGCGCTGACGTGTTCGTCGGTCTGTCCGGCCCGAACCTGCTGAGCGCTGAAGGCTTGCTGTCGATGGCGGCCAACCCGATCGTGTTCGCCTGCTCGAACCCGGATCCGGAAATCTCCCCGGAACTGGCGCACGCTACCCGTAGCGACGTAATCATGGCCACCGGCCGTTCGGACTACCCGAACCAGGTCAACAACGTACTGGGCTTCCCGTTCATCTTCCGTGGTGCCCTGGACGTTCGCGCCAAGCGCATCAACGAAGAAATGAAAGTTGCCGCGGCCAATGCCCTGCGCGAACTGGCCAAACTGCCAGTACCGCAGGAAGTCTGCGACGCCTACGGCGGCATCAAACTGGAATTCGGCCGTGAGTACATCATTCCGAAACCAATGGACAAGCGCCTGATCACCCTGATCTCCGACGCCGTGGCCAAGGCCGCGATCGAGACTGGCGTTGCTACCCTGCCGTATCCGAAGAACTACCCGCTGAAAAGCGTGGATGACGTGTTCAACGGCTAA
- the rpmE gene encoding 50S ribosomal protein L31, which yields MKADIHPNYPEIAVTCSCGNKFETRSTYGKALAIDVCNECHPFYTGKQKTLDTGGRVQKFADRFATFGVGKKA from the coding sequence ATGAAAGCCGATATCCATCCGAACTACCCGGAAATTGCTGTTACCTGCAGCTGCGGTAACAAGTTCGAAACTCGTTCGACCTACGGCAAAGCCCTGGCGATCGACGTTTGCAACGAATGCCACCCGTTCTACACCGGTAAGCAGAAGACTCTGGACACCGGCGGCCGTGTGCAGAAGTTCGCAGACCGTTTCGCTACTTTCGGCGTCGGCAAAAAAGCCTGA
- a CDS encoding penicillin-binding protein 1A, whose product MRLLKFFGWSIVAVFCGLLLGLSGAFLYLSPGLPSVEALRSIQLQIPLRVYSSDNKLIAEFGEMRRTPIRFADIPPNFINALLSAEDDNFANHYGVDPSSLMRAATQLVKSGHIQSGGSTITMQVAKNFFLTSERSFSRKTTEILLALQIERQLTKDEILELYVNKIYLGNRAYGIEAAAQVYYGKSIRDVSLAQMAMIAGLPKAPSRFNPLANPARSKERRDWILGRMYKLGKISEADYTAAINEPLNASYHVPTPEVNAPYIAEMARAEMVGRYGSDAYTEGFRVTTTVPSNLQEMANTALHEGLMTYDQRHGYRGPESRLPGKTREAWASELTKQRTISSLEPAIVTQVDKNGLQVLTRTGEEHVAWDTMKWARPFLNTNSMGANPRQPADVAQVGDLIRVQRQTDNSLKFSQIPQAQGALVSLDPQNGAIRSLVGGFAFEQSNYNRALQAKRQPGSSFKPFVYSAALDNGYTAASLVNDAPIVFVDEYLDKVWRPKNDTNTFLGPIRLREALYKSRNLVSIRLLQAMGVGKTIDYITRFGFNKQDLPPNLSLALGTATLTPMEIATGWSTFANGGYKITPYIIDKIESRNGDTLFVANPPTVPQGGSATDGIAAPATESFTVNAAPVAGEAPGNPAVPQAPAVAERIVDGRTTYILNSMLQDVIKLGTGRRALAMGRSDIAGKTGTTNESKDAWFSGYNADYVTTVWTGFDQPESLGRREFGGTVALPIWMNYMSAALKDKPPHVQPEPEGLLSLRVDPVSGRAATPSTPGAYFELFKAEDTPPSVNELGNGTVPGSPLPADEQAPIDLF is encoded by the coding sequence ATTCGTCTGCTGAAATTTTTCGGTTGGTCCATCGTCGCCGTTTTCTGCGGACTGCTCTTAGGTCTCAGCGGCGCCTTTCTTTACCTTAGTCCGGGTTTGCCGTCTGTGGAGGCGCTGAGAAGCATTCAGTTGCAGATTCCTCTGCGGGTCTACAGCAGCGACAACAAGTTGATCGCAGAATTTGGCGAAATGCGCCGCACACCGATCCGTTTCGCCGACATTCCGCCCAATTTCATTAATGCGTTACTAAGTGCTGAAGACGATAATTTTGCCAACCACTACGGTGTCGACCCGAGCAGCCTGATGCGCGCGGCGACCCAATTGGTCAAAAGCGGACACATTCAGTCCGGCGGCAGCACCATCACCATGCAGGTGGCGAAGAACTTCTTCCTCACCAGCGAACGCAGCTTCTCGCGTAAAACCACAGAAATTCTCCTGGCGCTGCAGATCGAGCGGCAGTTGACCAAGGACGAGATCCTTGAGCTGTACGTCAACAAGATCTACCTGGGCAACCGCGCCTACGGCATCGAAGCCGCGGCGCAGGTCTATTACGGCAAATCGATCCGTGACGTCAGCCTGGCGCAGATGGCGATGATCGCCGGCCTGCCGAAGGCACCGTCGCGCTTCAACCCGCTCGCCAACCCGGCGCGCAGTAAAGAACGCCGCGACTGGATCCTCGGGCGCATGTACAAGCTGGGCAAGATCAGCGAGGCCGACTACACCGCGGCGATCAACGAGCCGCTGAACGCCAGCTACCACGTTCCGACCCCGGAAGTGAACGCACCGTACATTGCTGAAATGGCCCGTGCCGAAATGGTCGGCCGTTATGGCAGCGACGCTTACACCGAAGGTTTCCGCGTCACCACCACGGTGCCGAGCAACCTGCAGGAAATGGCTAATACTGCGCTGCACGAAGGCCTGATGACCTACGACCAGCGCCACGGCTACCGTGGCCCCGAGTCGCGCTTGCCGGGCAAGACCCGCGAAGCCTGGGCCAGCGAACTGACCAAACAGCGCACCATCAGCAGCCTCGAACCGGCCATCGTCACTCAGGTCGACAAGAACGGCCTGCAGGTCCTGACCCGCACCGGTGAAGAGCACGTTGCCTGGGACACGATGAAATGGGCGCGGCCGTTCCTCAATACCAATAGCATGGGTGCCAACCCGCGTCAGCCGGCGGATGTCGCCCAGGTCGGTGATCTGATCCGCGTGCAGCGGCAGACAGACAACTCGCTGAAATTCAGTCAGATACCGCAGGCCCAGGGCGCGTTGGTGTCGCTGGATCCGCAGAACGGTGCGATCCGTTCGCTGGTGGGCGGATTTGCCTTCGAGCAGAGCAACTACAACCGTGCCCTGCAGGCCAAGCGTCAGCCGGGTTCGAGCTTCAAGCCGTTCGTTTACAGCGCCGCGCTGGATAACGGCTACACCGCAGCGAGCCTGGTCAACGATGCGCCGATCGTGTTCGTCGACGAATACCTGGACAAGGTCTGGCGCCCGAAGAACGATACCAACACCTTCCTCGGCCCGATCCGCCTGCGTGAAGCGCTGTACAAGTCGCGCAACCTGGTGTCGATCCGCTTGCTGCAGGCCATGGGCGTGGGCAAGACCATCGACTACATCACCCGCTTCGGCTTCAACAAGCAGGACCTGCCGCCGAACCTGTCGCTGGCACTCGGCACCGCGACGCTGACGCCGATGGAAATCGCCACTGGCTGGAGCACCTTTGCCAACGGCGGCTACAAGATCACCCCGTACATCATCGACAAGATCGAAAGCCGTAACGGTGACACGTTGTTCGTCGCCAACCCGCCGACCGTGCCACAGGGCGGTTCGGCGACCGATGGCATCGCCGCGCCAGCCACCGAATCGTTCACGGTCAATGCCGCACCGGTTGCCGGTGAAGCCCCGGGCAACCCGGCGGTGCCGCAAGCGCCAGCCGTGGCCGAGCGGATTGTCGATGGGCGTACCACTTACATCCTCAACAGCATGCTTCAGGATGTGATCAAACTCGGTACCGGCCGTCGCGCACTGGCCATGGGCCGCAGCGACATCGCCGGCAAGACCGGCACCACCAACGAATCGAAAGATGCCTGGTTCTCCGGCTACAACGCCGATTACGTGACCACGGTGTGGACTGGCTTCGACCAGCCGGAAAGCCTCGGCCGCCGCGAGTTTGGCGGTACTGTGGCGCTGCCGATCTGGATGAATTACATGTCCGCCGCGCTGAAAGACAAGCCGCCGCATGTCCAGCCTGAGCCGGAAGGCCTGCTCAGCCTGCGGGTGGATCCGGTCAGTGGCCGCGCCGCGACGCCGAGCACGCCGGGGGCCTACTTCGAACTGTTCAAGGCTGAAGACACGCCGCCGTCGGTGAACGAGCTGGGCAACGGCACCGTGCCGGGCAGCCCGCTGCCGGCGGACGAGCAGGCGCCGATCGATCTGTTCTGA
- a CDS encoding pilus assembly protein PilM — protein sequence MLGLFNKKTNALLGIDISSTSVKLLELSRQGERYRVEAYAVEPLPANAVVEKNIAELEGVGQALSRLLVKARTGCKSVAVAVAGSAVITKVIEMDAGLSDDELENQLKIEADQYIPYPLDEVAIDFEVQGVSPRNPERVNVLLAACRKENVEVREAALALAGLTARVVDVEAYALERSFGLLATHLAASQERLTVAVVDIGATMTTLSVLHNGKIIYTREQLFGGRQLTEEIQRRYGLTVEQAGLAKKQGGLPDDYVTEVLQPFREALVQQVSRSLQFFFASGQYNAVDHILLAGGTASVPGLDRLIEQRLNTPTQVANPFADMALGSKVNAGALASDAPALMIACGLALRSFD from the coding sequence GTGCTGGGACTCTTCAATAAAAAGACCAATGCGTTACTGGGGATCGACATCAGCTCCACGTCGGTGAAGCTGCTGGAACTGAGTCGTCAGGGCGAGCGCTACCGGGTCGAGGCCTACGCGGTAGAGCCGTTGCCGGCCAACGCCGTGGTCGAAAAGAACATCGCCGAACTGGAGGGTGTCGGCCAGGCGCTCAGCCGGTTGCTGGTCAAGGCACGCACCGGGTGCAAGAGCGTGGCGGTGGCGGTGGCCGGTTCGGCGGTGATCACCAAGGTCATCGAAATGGACGCCGGGCTCTCCGACGATGAACTGGAAAACCAGCTCAAGATCGAGGCCGATCAATACATTCCCTATCCGCTGGACGAGGTCGCCATCGACTTCGAAGTCCAGGGCGTCTCGCCGCGCAACCCGGAACGGGTCAACGTGCTGCTCGCCGCCTGTCGCAAGGAAAACGTCGAGGTGCGCGAGGCGGCGCTGGCGCTCGCCGGCCTGACTGCACGGGTGGTGGATGTCGAGGCCTACGCGCTGGAGCGCTCGTTCGGGCTGCTGGCGACGCATCTGGCTGCTTCCCAGGAGCGCCTGACCGTGGCGGTGGTCGACATCGGCGCGACGATGACCACCCTCAGCGTCCTGCATAACGGCAAGATCATCTATACCCGCGAGCAACTCTTTGGCGGGCGCCAGCTCACCGAAGAGATCCAGCGCCGCTATGGCCTCACTGTCGAGCAGGCGGGCCTGGCGAAAAAGCAGGGCGGCCTGCCTGACGATTACGTGACCGAAGTCCTGCAGCCATTTCGCGAGGCACTGGTGCAGCAGGTTTCGCGTTCGCTGCAGTTCTTCTTCGCCTCTGGCCAGTACAACGCCGTCGACCATATCCTGCTGGCCGGCGGCACGGCCTCTGTGCCCGGGCTGGATCGCCTGATCGAACAGCGCTTGAACACGCCGACCCAGGTTGCCAACCCGTTTGCCGACATGGCCCTGGGCAGCAAGGTCAACGCCGGTGCGCTGGCCAGTGATGCGCCCGCATTGATGATCGCCTGCGGGCTCGCGCTCAGGAGTTTCGACTGA
- the pilQ gene encoding type IV pilus secretin PilQ produces the protein MNRIFSTLGFSLWIALVSPMVMAANLKALDVAALPGDRVELKLSFDGPPPQPKGYTTESPARIALDLPGVASQLANRNLDLGSGNARTATVAEAKDRTRLIVSLTQLAPYSTRVEGNNLFVVVGQGASATAPRPAAVAPRAATATSAPARSAAPRSRSIRGVDFQRGTEGEGNVVIDLSDPTIAPDIQEHDGKIILSFARTQLPEKLRVRLDVKDFATPVQFVNAALTGDRTVISVEPSGTFDYSTFQTDNKLTVSVRPMSVDDLQKRNADRQAYVGDKLSLNFQDIDVRSVLQLIADFTNLNLVASDTVQGGITLRLQNVPWDQALDLVLKTKGLDKRKIGNVLLVAPADEIAARERQELESQKQIAELAPLRRELLQVNYAKAADIAKLFQSVTSAEAKVDERGSITVDERTNNIIAYQTQDRLDELRRIVAQLDIPVRQVMIEARIVEANVDYDKSLGVRWGGSVQNKGNWNASGVNGSSSTIGTPGSTSTNSPFVDMGTVNNTSGIGIAFITDNVLLDLELTAMEKTGNGEIVSQPKVVTSDKETAKILKGTEIPYQEASSSGATSVSFKEASLSLEVTPQITPDNRIIMEVKVTKDEPDYLNKVQDVPPIKKNEVNAKVLVNDGETIVIGGVFSNTQSKVVDKVPFLGDVPYLGRLFRRDVVSEKKSELLVFLTPRIMNNQAIAVSR, from the coding sequence ATGAACAGGATTTTCTCCACCCTCGGTTTTTCGCTATGGATAGCGCTGGTGTCACCGATGGTAATGGCGGCCAACCTGAAAGCGCTGGATGTTGCCGCGCTGCCGGGTGACCGCGTCGAACTGAAGCTGTCGTTCGACGGCCCGCCACCCCAGCCCAAGGGCTACACGACCGAGTCGCCCGCGCGTATTGCACTGGATCTGCCGGGGGTGGCCAGCCAGTTGGCCAACAGAAATCTTGATCTGGGCAGCGGCAATGCGCGCACGGCCACGGTGGCCGAAGCCAAGGATCGCACGCGGCTGATTGTCAGCCTGACGCAATTGGCGCCATACAGCACGCGGGTCGAAGGCAATAATCTGTTCGTGGTGGTTGGTCAGGGCGCCTCCGCGACCGCGCCGCGCCCGGCCGCCGTTGCACCACGTGCCGCGACGGCGACTTCGGCGCCCGCCAGATCCGCGGCGCCGCGCAGCCGGTCGATTCGCGGCGTTGATTTCCAGCGCGGCACCGAAGGCGAGGGCAACGTGGTCATCGACCTCTCTGACCCGACCATCGCCCCGGATATCCAGGAGCACGACGGCAAGATCATCCTCAGCTTCGCTCGCACGCAATTGCCGGAAAAACTGCGCGTGCGCCTCGACGTCAAAGACTTCGCCACACCGGTGCAGTTCGTCAACGCAGCGCTCACCGGCGATCGCACCGTGATCAGTGTCGAGCCCAGCGGCACCTTCGACTATTCGACCTTCCAGACTGATAACAAGCTCACGGTGAGCGTTCGCCCGATGAGTGTCGACGATCTGCAAAAGCGCAACGCCGACCGTCAGGCCTATGTCGGCGACAAGCTGTCGCTGAATTTTCAGGACATCGACGTACGCTCGGTGCTGCAACTGATCGCGGACTTCACCAACCTCAACCTCGTGGCAAGCGACACGGTGCAGGGCGGCATCACGTTGCGCCTGCAGAACGTGCCGTGGGATCAGGCACTGGATCTGGTGTTGAAAACCAAAGGTCTGGATAAACGCAAGATCGGCAACGTGCTACTGGTGGCGCCGGCCGATGAAATTGCCGCCCGCGAGCGCCAGGAACTGGAGTCGCAGAAGCAGATCGCCGAGCTGGCGCCATTGCGTCGCGAGCTGCTGCAAGTCAATTACGCCAAGGCTGCGGACATTGCCAAACTGTTCCAGTCGGTGACCAGTGCCGAGGCCAAGGTCGACGAGCGCGGTTCGATCACTGTCGATGAGCGGACCAACAACATCATTGCCTACCAGACCCAGGATCGCCTCGACGAATTACGGCGGATCGTCGCGCAGCTGGATATTCCGGTACGTCAGGTGATGATCGAGGCGCGCATCGTCGAGGCCAACGTCGATTACGACAAGAGCCTCGGCGTACGCTGGGGCGGCTCGGTGCAGAACAAGGGCAACTGGAACGCCTCCGGGGTCAACGGCTCATCGAGCACCATCGGTACGCCGGGCAGCACCAGCACCAACTCGCCCTTCGTCGACATGGGCACGGTCAACAATACCTCCGGGATCGGTATCGCGTTCATCACCGACAACGTGTTGCTGGACCTGGAACTAACGGCGATGGAAAAGACCGGCAACGGCGAGATCGTCTCGCAGCCGAAGGTGGTCACCTCGGACAAGGAAACCGCGAAGATCCTCAAAGGCACCGAGATACCGTATCAGGAGGCCAGCTCCAGTGGCGCGACCTCGGTGTCGTTCAAGGAGGCTTCGCTGTCGCTGGAAGTCACTCCGCAGATCACGCCTGACAACCGCATCATCATGGAGGTCAAGGTCACCAAGGATGAGCCCGACTACCTGAACAAAGTGCAGGATGTACCGCCGATCAAGAAAAACGAGGTCAACGCCAAAGTGCTGGTGAATGACGGCGAGACCATCGTAATCGGCGGTGTTTTTTCAAATACTCAGAGCAAGGTTGTAGATAAGGTGCCATTTCTTGGCGATGTGCCGTATCTTGGCCGCCTTTTCCGGCGTGATGTGGTTTCGGAGAAAAAATCCGAGCTGCTGGTATTTCTCACTCCGCGTATCATGAATAACCAGGCGATTGCTGTGAGTCGTTGA